One genomic region from Nocardioides plantarum encodes:
- a CDS encoding Trm112 family protein has product MAIDPALLEIIVCPADHGDLTLAADGGELVCGSCGLAYPVRDDIPVLLVDEARKP; this is encoded by the coding sequence ATGGCGATCGACCCTGCGCTGCTCGAGATCATCGTGTGCCCGGCCGACCACGGCGACCTGACGCTCGCCGCCGACGGTGGTGAGCTGGTCTGCGGCTCGTGCGGCCTGGCCTACCCGGTGCGCGACGACATCCCGGTCCTCCTGGTCGACGAGGCCCGCAAGCCGTGA
- a CDS encoding phosphomannomutase/phosphoglucomutase, with protein sequence MALDPATIQAVFKAYDVRGTVPDQIDDDLARATGRAFVQVVGATEVVVGYDMRPSSPGLAGAFADGASQAGADVTLIGLASTDQLYFASGHLGVPGAMFTASHNPAQYNGIKMCRAHAQPVGLETGLAEIRDLVVSGDVAPPTRIGSITEHDVLEAYAAHLLALAPVTGRRLKVVADAGNGMAGYTAPAVFGRIGDAVELVPLYFELDGSFPNHEANPIEPANLVDLQAKVLEEGADIGLAFDGDADRCFLVDERGRAVSPSTLTALIAERELAKHPGATVIHNLITSRAVPELVRELGGTPVRTRVGHSFIKATMAETDAIFGGEHSGHFYFRDFWRADSGMLAALHALAALASYDGTLSELLAQYERYPLSGEINSTVADQAAVVAAIQADYSGRDGVTIDHLDGLSVSHADWQFNVRPSNTEPLLRLNVEGRDEATMTAMRDTVLALIREGDN encoded by the coding sequence ATGGCTCTCGACCCCGCCACCATCCAGGCCGTCTTCAAGGCGTACGACGTGCGGGGCACCGTTCCGGACCAGATCGACGACGACCTGGCCCGGGCCACGGGCCGGGCCTTCGTGCAGGTCGTGGGCGCCACCGAGGTCGTCGTCGGCTACGACATGCGGCCCAGCTCGCCCGGGCTCGCCGGGGCGTTCGCCGACGGGGCCAGCCAGGCCGGCGCCGACGTCACCCTGATCGGACTCGCCTCGACCGACCAGCTCTACTTCGCCTCCGGCCACCTCGGTGTGCCCGGCGCCATGTTCACCGCCAGCCACAACCCCGCCCAGTACAACGGCATCAAGATGTGCCGGGCCCACGCCCAGCCCGTGGGTCTCGAGACCGGCCTGGCCGAGATCCGCGACCTGGTCGTCTCGGGCGACGTCGCCCCGCCGACCCGCATCGGCTCGATCACCGAGCACGACGTCCTCGAGGCCTACGCCGCCCACCTCCTCGCGCTCGCCCCGGTCACCGGGCGCCGCCTCAAGGTCGTCGCCGACGCCGGCAACGGCATGGCCGGCTACACCGCCCCGGCGGTCTTCGGCCGGATCGGCGACGCCGTCGAGCTGGTGCCTCTCTACTTCGAGCTCGACGGCTCCTTCCCGAACCACGAGGCCAACCCGATCGAGCCCGCCAACCTGGTCGACCTGCAGGCCAAGGTGCTCGAGGAGGGCGCCGACATCGGCCTCGCCTTCGACGGCGACGCCGACCGGTGCTTCCTGGTCGACGAGCGCGGCCGCGCGGTCTCGCCGTCGACGCTGACCGCGCTGATCGCCGAGCGCGAGCTGGCCAAGCACCCCGGGGCCACGGTCATCCACAACCTGATCACCAGCCGCGCCGTCCCCGAGCTCGTCCGTGAGCTGGGCGGCACCCCCGTGCGCACCCGGGTGGGCCACTCCTTCATCAAGGCCACCATGGCCGAGACCGACGCGATCTTCGGCGGCGAGCACAGCGGCCATTTCTACTTCCGCGACTTCTGGCGTGCCGACTCCGGCATGCTGGCCGCGCTGCACGCGCTCGCTGCGCTGGCGTCGTACGACGGCACGCTGAGCGAGCTGCTCGCGCAGTACGAGCGCTACCCGCTGTCGGGCGAGATCAACAGCACCGTCGCCGACCAGGCCGCGGTGGTCGCCGCGATCCAGGCCGACTACTCCGGGCGCGACGGCGTCACCATCGACCACCTCGACGGGCTGTCGGTCAGCCACGCCGACTGGCAGTTCAACGTCCGTCCGTCCAACACCGAGCCGCTGCTGCGGCTCAACGTCGAGGGCCGTGACGAGGCCACCATGACGGCGATGCGCGACACCGTGCTCGCCCTGATCCGCGAAGGCGACAACTGA
- a CDS encoding DUF3499 domain-containing protein, producing MSLARRCSRTPCGRPAVQTLTYVYADSTAVLGPLATYAEPHAYDLCAVHSERLSAPRGWEVLRLASDLVDRGPNHDDLLALADAVREAGRPAPQPRPAPADETGRETGRRGHLRVLTTD from the coding sequence GTGAGTCTCGCCCGGCGCTGTTCGCGCACCCCCTGCGGTCGACCCGCGGTGCAGACCCTCACCTACGTCTACGCCGACTCGACCGCCGTGCTCGGCCCGCTGGCGACCTACGCCGAGCCGCACGCCTACGACCTGTGCGCCGTGCACAGCGAGCGCCTCTCGGCTCCGCGCGGCTGGGAGGTCCTGCGCCTGGCCAGCGACCTGGTCGACCGCGGCCCCAACCACGACGACCTGCTCGCGCTGGCCGACGCCGTCCGCGAGGCCGGGCGCCCGGCGCCGCAGCCCCGGCCCGCTCCCGCCGACGAGACCGGGCGCGAGACCGGACGCCGCGGCCACCTGCGCGTGCTGACCACCGACTGA
- a CDS encoding metallopeptidase family protein produces MGSRRRTRDRRDRGMRGPGVVPRDPGTPELRGPRERFDALVLAVVGDIEERWQEHLGLLEYAVEDTPQVPDDWDATSVPLASLVRGSGATPSRLVVFRRPIEHRSTSRSELEAIVLTVVVEQVAELLGVTPETVDPRVVDDDD; encoded by the coding sequence GTGGGGAGCAGACGTCGTACGCGTGACCGGCGCGACCGGGGCATGCGGGGTCCCGGCGTCGTGCCGCGCGACCCCGGCACCCCCGAGCTGCGCGGCCCCCGGGAGCGATTCGACGCCCTGGTGCTCGCGGTCGTCGGAGACATCGAGGAGCGCTGGCAGGAACACCTCGGCCTGCTCGAGTACGCCGTCGAGGACACCCCCCAGGTGCCCGACGACTGGGACGCGACGTCGGTGCCCCTGGCCTCGCTGGTGCGCGGCTCGGGGGCGACCCCGTCCCGGCTCGTGGTGTTCCGTCGCCCGATCGAGCACCGCAGCACCTCCCGCAGCGAGCTCGAGGCGATCGTCCTCACCGTCGTGGTCGAGCAGGTCGCCGAGCTGCTGGGCGTGACGCCCGAGACCGTCGACCCCCGGGTCGTCGACGACGACGACTAG
- a CDS encoding DUF5719 family protein, which translates to MSTPDLPDRAPDRAPDRAPDRAPGSRRAGRRTAPGARTRPDAITVVAVLVPVLALLVAFLAHTGTTTARVGSQPEDTRLTRSTVVCPPGGSPVLVASTSGASGSIRARAGDASAEARVAPGTTGSVRLGGGVVVLTGEGDVAPGLVAGRFATPPAGVECQAPQFDQWFTGVGAGAGHRSVLRLVNPDAGRAVVDVTVLGGEGTVDAPRLRGITVEGGSVRTLRLAEVVPRSDELALHVTVGRGRVAASVLDTTRDLSSGRTGDDGLASQAAPARGNLVLGIPEGGGSRTLVLANPGGSQGRATVSLVTRDAVFAPVGLKPITLPPRSVVEVPVASAIRSAGTGDEAAVGLQIRSTVPVTSNLSTYVDRDLATSVPPAPLTTAATAVLPGGSQQLVLGGARAAGVVTVETRDAGGTVLSRKRVEVAPGRGDTLDLSRRARLVTVTPTRTPIAAVVLVTSTRGATVVRLREAPTTSLVPDVAPGRP; encoded by the coding sequence ATGAGCACCCCGGACCTCCCCGACCGCGCCCCCGACCGCGCCCCCGACCGCGCCCCCGACCGGGCTCCCGGCAGCCGCCGGGCCGGACGTCGTACGGCGCCCGGCGCACGGACCCGTCCCGACGCCATCACGGTCGTCGCCGTGCTGGTGCCGGTGCTCGCCCTCCTCGTGGCGTTCCTCGCCCACACCGGTACGACGACCGCACGCGTCGGCAGCCAGCCCGAGGACACCCGGCTGACCCGCAGCACCGTGGTGTGCCCGCCGGGCGGCAGCCCCGTCCTCGTGGCCTCGACCTCCGGGGCGTCCGGGTCGATCCGGGCCCGCGCCGGCGACGCCTCCGCCGAGGCCCGGGTGGCACCCGGGACCACGGGCAGCGTCCGCCTGGGCGGGGGCGTCGTGGTCCTCACCGGCGAGGGCGACGTGGCCCCCGGGCTGGTCGCCGGCCGCTTCGCGACGCCGCCGGCCGGCGTCGAGTGCCAGGCCCCCCAGTTCGACCAGTGGTTCACCGGGGTCGGCGCCGGCGCCGGGCACCGCTCGGTCCTCCGGCTCGTCAACCCCGACGCGGGACGCGCGGTGGTCGACGTCACCGTCCTGGGAGGCGAGGGCACCGTGGACGCTCCGCGGCTGCGCGGCATCACCGTCGAGGGCGGCTCGGTCCGCACGCTCCGGCTCGCCGAGGTCGTGCCCCGCTCCGACGAGCTGGCGCTCCACGTGACGGTGGGTCGCGGCCGGGTCGCCGCGAGCGTCCTGGACACCACCCGTGACCTCAGCAGCGGTCGCACCGGCGACGACGGGCTTGCCTCCCAGGCCGCCCCGGCCAGGGGCAACCTCGTGCTCGGCATCCCCGAGGGCGGCGGCTCGCGCACCCTGGTCCTGGCCAACCCCGGTGGGTCGCAGGGCCGGGCGACGGTGTCGCTGGTGACCCGCGACGCCGTGTTCGCGCCGGTCGGGCTCAAGCCGATCACGCTGCCGCCGCGCAGCGTCGTCGAGGTCCCCGTGGCCAGCGCGATCCGCTCGGCCGGCACCGGGGACGAGGCGGCGGTCGGGCTCCAGATCCGCTCGACCGTCCCCGTCACCAGCAACCTGTCGACCTACGTCGACCGCGACCTCGCCACGTCCGTGCCCCCCGCGCCGCTCACCACGGCCGCCACCGCGGTCCTGCCGGGCGGCTCCCAGCAGCTCGTCCTCGGCGGCGCCCGCGCGGCCGGTGTGGTGACCGTCGAGACCCGCGATGCCGGCGGCACCGTGCTGTCCCGCAAGCGGGTCGAGGTGGCCCCGGGGCGCGGCGACACGCTCGACTTGTCGCGCCGGGCCCGGCTCGTCACCGTCACCCCGACCCGGACCCCGATCGCCGCGGTCGTGCTGGTCACCAGCACGCGCGGCGCCACGGTGGTGCGGCTGCGCGAGGCGCCCACGACCAGCCTGGTGCCCGACGTCGCGCCGGGCCGGCCCTGA
- a CDS encoding glycosyltransferase family 2 protein, giving the protein MSSLGSSSGVVVLLVSHDGARWLPGVVEGLGEQVVVPDGVVVVDTGSRDESVDLLPEHHDVVSVAASTSYPEAVRRGLERIAVTHADAEWVWLLHDDSRPAPRALSSLLDAAARRPDVDLLGPKLREWPSLRRLLELGVTISGTGRRETGLERGEYDQGQHDDEREVLAVSSAGMLVRRRVLEDLGGFDPRLPLFGNDLDLGWRAAAAGHTTLVVPSAVVFHAEAAHRGVRETTLGGHTHVHERRAALYTLLVNSSAAALPWRLLRLTLGTVVRMLGFLVIRSPGEAVDDLAALVTVVFQPRALRAGRRERREWLQRAGRAPDTERVRRLLAPAWVPYRHGLDFVGDLVSALTSQAADVAERRRVAAAELDPSSQAAARLRAERAAREEEDDLADSGAVARFFTNPVALLLVLVVVGMLVASRTALGEVSGGALSPVPDDTGSWWALHYDTWHPLGFGTDVPAPPYVVLLALLASVLGPTATVSALLVLSLPLGLWGAFRFLRVAGRLVSPRGAPRWLLVGGATTYSLAPVTSGAWGEGRLGLVVAAALLPWLAHAALGFADPGVDRRRRAGWRVGLLLALVAAFAPVAWFVALALVAVALVGALALARDAVTSRDVWGAPATALGVPLVLHAPWWLPALVGGHGGALLLETGRAPAPGTGRWGLLLGRLGDLGAPAWIGVVLVVVGLLALLPRASRIPVILCWIVALVAVVVGALLTPVTIGLTGTDTPTGLGAPMLVVQACLVTAVVLGAQGAVRGRLATGWRVLAAAGAVAALAVPIAGAAWWATADDSLTSSDASIVPEYMVQRSELGPEHGVLVVRGSVDDGLIYTVRRGDGLTLGEDEVLDLTTPGSDVTATVRALLSRPTPEVVDRLGDLGVEYVLLVAPADGTVAAALDGATGLVQSSSGPRSRAWQVDRPLAAGAVDGDGTSWFRVLLLVVQGLAFLAVLVLAAPTLRTERES; this is encoded by the coding sequence GTGTCTTCCCTGGGGTCCTCGAGCGGTGTCGTCGTGCTGCTGGTCAGCCATGACGGCGCGCGCTGGCTACCCGGGGTGGTCGAGGGGCTGGGGGAGCAGGTCGTGGTGCCCGACGGGGTCGTCGTCGTCGACACCGGCAGCCGGGACGAGAGCGTCGACCTGCTCCCGGAGCACCACGACGTCGTGAGTGTGGCGGCCAGCACGTCGTACCCCGAGGCGGTGCGGCGCGGTCTCGAGCGGATCGCGGTCACGCACGCCGACGCCGAGTGGGTCTGGCTGCTGCACGACGACTCGCGCCCGGCGCCGCGGGCGCTCTCGTCGTTGCTGGACGCCGCGGCCCGGCGTCCTGACGTCGACCTGCTCGGGCCCAAGCTGCGCGAGTGGCCGTCGCTGCGCCGGCTGCTCGAGCTGGGCGTGACGATCTCGGGCACGGGGCGTCGCGAGACGGGTCTCGAGCGCGGGGAGTACGACCAGGGCCAGCACGACGACGAGCGCGAGGTGCTGGCCGTCAGCTCAGCCGGGATGCTGGTGCGCCGGCGGGTGCTCGAGGATCTCGGCGGGTTCGACCCGCGGCTGCCCCTGTTCGGCAACGACCTCGACCTCGGGTGGCGGGCCGCGGCGGCCGGGCACACGACGCTCGTCGTGCCGTCGGCCGTGGTGTTCCACGCCGAGGCCGCGCACCGCGGCGTACGGGAGACCACGCTCGGCGGCCACACCCACGTCCACGAGCGCCGGGCCGCGCTCTACACGCTGCTCGTCAACAGCAGCGCCGCCGCACTGCCGTGGCGGCTGCTGCGGCTGACCCTGGGCACCGTGGTGCGGATGCTCGGGTTCCTCGTCATCCGCTCACCGGGCGAGGCGGTCGACGACCTCGCCGCACTGGTGACCGTGGTGTTCCAGCCGCGGGCGCTGCGTGCCGGACGCCGGGAGCGACGCGAGTGGCTCCAGCGGGCCGGACGGGCGCCCGACACCGAGCGCGTACGCCGCCTGCTCGCCCCGGCGTGGGTGCCCTACCGCCACGGCCTCGACTTCGTCGGTGACCTGGTCTCGGCCCTCACCAGCCAGGCGGCCGACGTCGCCGAGCGCCGACGGGTCGCCGCTGCCGAGCTCGATCCGTCCTCGCAGGCCGCCGCCCGGCTGCGCGCCGAGCGCGCGGCCCGCGAGGAGGAGGACGACCTCGCCGACTCCGGTGCCGTCGCCCGCTTCTTCACCAACCCGGTCGCGCTGCTGCTGGTCCTCGTGGTCGTCGGCATGCTCGTCGCCTCCCGCACCGCCCTCGGCGAGGTCAGCGGGGGAGCCCTGTCACCGGTGCCGGACGACACCGGCTCGTGGTGGGCCCTGCACTACGACACCTGGCACCCCCTGGGCTTCGGCACCGACGTGCCGGCTCCGCCGTACGTCGTCCTGCTGGCGCTCCTGGCGAGCGTCCTCGGTCCGACCGCCACGGTCAGCGCGCTGCTCGTGCTGTCGTTGCCGCTGGGGCTGTGGGGCGCGTTCCGGTTCCTGCGGGTCGCCGGCCGACTGGTCAGCCCCCGGGGCGCGCCGCGCTGGCTCCTGGTGGGCGGCGCGACGACGTACTCCCTCGCACCGGTGACCTCCGGGGCCTGGGGAGAGGGACGCCTCGGGTTGGTGGTGGCAGCAGCGCTGCTGCCGTGGCTCGCCCACGCCGCACTCGGCTTCGCCGATCCGGGCGTCGACCGGCGGCGGCGGGCCGGCTGGCGGGTCGGCCTGCTCCTGGCCCTGGTGGCGGCGTTCGCGCCGGTCGCCTGGTTCGTGGCCCTCGCCCTGGTCGCGGTGGCCCTGGTCGGCGCGCTGGCGCTGGCACGCGACGCGGTCACCTCACGCGACGTGTGGGGCGCTCCGGCCACCGCGCTCGGCGTCCCGCTCGTGCTGCACGCGCCCTGGTGGCTGCCGGCCCTGGTCGGCGGCCACGGCGGCGCGCTGCTGCTCGAGACCGGGCGCGCGCCCGCACCGGGGACCGGGCGGTGGGGCCTGCTCCTGGGTCGTCTGGGCGACCTGGGCGCCCCGGCCTGGATCGGCGTCGTGCTGGTCGTCGTCGGCCTGCTCGCGCTGCTGCCCCGAGCCAGTCGCATCCCCGTCATCCTGTGCTGGATCGTCGCGCTCGTCGCGGTCGTGGTCGGCGCGCTGCTCACGCCGGTGACGATCGGGCTGACCGGCACCGACACCCCGACGGGCCTCGGCGCCCCGATGCTCGTCGTCCAGGCCTGCCTGGTGACGGCCGTCGTGCTGGGCGCCCAGGGGGCGGTGCGCGGCCGGCTCGCGACCGGCTGGCGGGTCCTCGCCGCAGCCGGCGCGGTCGCCGCCCTGGCGGTGCCGATCGCCGGCGCCGCGTGGTGGGCGACCGCCGACGACAGCCTCACCAGCAGCGACGCCTCGATCGTGCCTGAATACATGGTGCAGCGCTCCGAGCTCGGGCCCGAGCACGGCGTGCTCGTCGTCCGTGGCAGCGTCGACGACGGTCTCATCTACACCGTGCGTCGCGGCGACGGCCTCACGCTGGGCGAGGACGAGGTCCTCGACCTGACGACCCCCGGCTCCGACGTCACCGCCACCGTCCGGGCCCTGCTCTCGCGACCGACACCCGAGGTGGTCGACCGACTCGGCGACCTCGGTGTCGAGTACGTCCTGCTGGTCGCGCCCGCCGACGGGACCGTCGCGGCGGCCCTCGACGGGGCCACCGGTCTGGTCCAGTCGAGCTCGGGGCCGCGCAGCCGCGCCTGGCAGGTCGACCGGCCGCTGGCCGCCGGCGCCGTCGACGGTGACGGCACCTCGTGGTTCCGCGTGCTGCTGCTCGTCGTGCAGGGCCTGGCGTTCCTCGCCGTCCTGGTGCTGGCCGCGCCCACCCTGCGGACCGAGAGGGAGTCATGA
- a CDS encoding WhiB family transcriptional regulator: protein MRELFLLEAPGDDEEAGWQERALCAQTDPEAFFPEKGGSTREAKKVCLTCEVRDDCLESALMNDERFGIWGGLSERERRKLKKKVV, encoded by the coding sequence ATGAGGGAGCTGTTCCTCCTGGAAGCCCCAGGGGACGATGAAGAAGCAGGTTGGCAGGAGCGCGCACTGTGCGCCCAGACCGACCCCGAGGCGTTCTTCCCGGAGAAGGGCGGATCCACCCGCGAGGCCAAGAAGGTCTGCCTCACGTGCGAGGTCCGCGACGACTGCCTGGAGTCCGCACTCATGAACGACGAGCGCTTCGGCATCTGGGGCGGGCTCTCCGAGCGAGAGCGCCGCAAGCTGAAGAAGAAGGTGGTCTGA
- the cofD gene encoding 2-phospho-L-lactate transferase yields the protein MSITRITVLSGGMGGARFLQGLLHGIAAGTVPGVSPGAEVTVVANTADDLWMHGLKICPDLDTVMYTLGDGIDLDRGWGRRDETWSVKAELAAYGVEPTWFGLGDRDIATHVVRTQMLDAGYPLSAVTEALCRRWQPGVRLLPMSDDRVETHVAIADEAAPSGRRVVHFQEYWVRLRAEVPAESVIVVGLDASSPAPGVLEAIAEADLVVLPPSNPVVSVGTILGVPGVREALRTTAAPVVGLSPVVGGSHVRGMAHQMLTSIGVEVSAAAVGLHYGDRATTSEGVLDAWLVDERDADQVDRVRGAGLACAAVPLMMSDVDATAAMAAAAVALVTDRGSVDGAR from the coding sequence ATGTCGATCACGCGGATCACCGTGCTCTCCGGTGGCATGGGCGGGGCCCGGTTCCTGCAGGGACTGCTGCACGGGATCGCCGCCGGGACGGTCCCCGGGGTGAGTCCTGGGGCCGAGGTCACGGTGGTGGCCAACACGGCGGACGACCTGTGGATGCACGGGCTCAAGATCTGTCCCGACCTCGACACCGTCATGTACACCCTGGGCGACGGCATCGACCTCGACCGGGGCTGGGGACGTCGCGACGAGACGTGGAGCGTCAAGGCCGAGCTGGCGGCGTACGGCGTCGAGCCGACGTGGTTCGGGCTCGGCGACCGCGACATCGCGACCCACGTGGTCCGCACGCAGATGCTCGACGCCGGCTACCCGCTCTCGGCGGTGACCGAGGCGCTGTGCCGGCGCTGGCAGCCGGGGGTGCGGCTGCTGCCGATGAGCGACGACCGGGTCGAGACCCACGTGGCGATCGCCGACGAGGCGGCGCCCAGCGGGCGTCGGGTCGTGCACTTCCAGGAGTACTGGGTGCGGTTGCGCGCCGAGGTGCCGGCGGAGTCGGTGATCGTCGTCGGGCTCGACGCGAGCAGCCCGGCCCCCGGCGTCCTCGAGGCGATCGCCGAGGCCGACCTCGTCGTGCTGCCCCCGTCCAACCCGGTCGTGTCGGTGGGCACCATCCTCGGCGTGCCGGGCGTGCGCGAGGCGCTGCGGACGACCGCGGCGCCGGTGGTCGGCCTGTCCCCCGTCGTCGGCGGCTCCCACGTGCGCGGCATGGCCCACCAGATGCTGACGTCGATCGGGGTCGAGGTGAGCGCGGCGGCAGTCGGCCTCCACTACGGCGACCGGGCGACGACCTCCGAGGGGGTGCTCGACGCCTGGTTGGTCGACGAGCGCGACGCAGACCAGGTCGACCGGGTCCGCGGGGCCGGCCTGGCCTGCGCCGCGGTCCCGCTGATGATGAGCGACGTCGACGCCACGGCCGCCATGGCTGCCGCTGCGGTCGCGCTGGTCACCGACCGCGGGTCGGTGGACGGCGCCCGGTGA
- a CDS encoding coenzyme F420-0:L-glutamate ligase, protein MTVSATAPDGVPEVRAGDDLVDLLLAAIGTAGLRDGDVVVVTSKVVSKAEGRVVAGSREEHLVAETVRVVARRGPTTIVRTRHGLTMAAAGIDASNVALGSAVLLPLDPDASARRLRTTLLQRTGHNVGVVVTDTAGRAWREGQTDIAVGAAGLVVAEDFAGRLDAHGNELAVTAPAVADEIAGLAELAQGKLGGRPFAVVRGRADLVLAPDDHGPGAAALVRPEGADLFGYGAREAVVRALGGVASDAVPFGAPVAVGELLDVAARALGVTLRVLDDDVVVAPADADPRLTVLAFAHGWLPHPATGDHDTDLRFARSTP, encoded by the coding sequence GTGACGGTCTCGGCCACCGCGCCCGACGGCGTGCCCGAGGTCCGGGCCGGTGACGACCTGGTCGACCTGCTGCTCGCGGCGATCGGGACCGCCGGCCTGCGCGACGGCGACGTCGTCGTGGTGACCAGCAAGGTCGTCAGCAAGGCCGAGGGCCGCGTGGTCGCCGGCTCCCGCGAGGAGCACCTGGTCGCCGAGACCGTCCGCGTCGTGGCCCGGCGCGGCCCGACCACCATCGTGCGCACCCGGCACGGCCTCACGATGGCCGCCGCCGGCATCGACGCCTCCAACGTCGCGCTCGGCTCGGCCGTGCTGCTGCCGCTCGACCCCGATGCCTCGGCCCGCCGGCTGCGTACGACGCTGCTCCAGCGCACCGGGCACAACGTCGGCGTCGTGGTGACCGACACCGCGGGCCGGGCCTGGCGCGAGGGCCAGACCGACATCGCCGTGGGCGCGGCCGGTCTCGTCGTCGCCGAGGACTTCGCCGGCCGTCTCGACGCCCACGGCAACGAGCTCGCGGTGACCGCACCGGCCGTCGCCGACGAGATCGCGGGACTCGCCGAGCTGGCCCAGGGCAAGCTCGGCGGGCGACCCTTCGCCGTCGTGCGCGGACGCGCCGACCTGGTCCTGGCTCCGGACGACCACGGACCGGGGGCCGCCGCGCTGGTCCGGCCCGAGGGGGCCGACCTCTTCGGCTACGGCGCCCGTGAGGCCGTCGTCCGCGCGCTGGGCGGCGTCGCCTCCGACGCGGTGCCGTTCGGCGCCCCCGTCGCGGTCGGCGAGCTGCTCGACGTCGCCGCCCGGGCGCTGGGCGTGACCCTGCGTGTGCTCGACGACGACGTGGTCGTCGCGCCGGCCGACGCCGACCCGCGGCTGACGGTCCTCGCGTTCGCCCACGGCTGGCTACCGCACCCCGCGACGGGTGACCACGACACCGACCTGCGCTTTGCCAGGTCGACTCCGTAG
- a CDS encoding DUF3105 domain-containing protein, protein MAKPSKTAKTERQRLIDETLKKQKSAEKRRGNAIVAGAVVIALVIIGIAAVPPLLGSFKEAAYADTPINEIGAKASVCQKPIEKAGKDVGTHVEQPQTVDYDTAPPAFGAHWNVAGVAPASFREKFYDADDRPPLEALVHNLEHGYTIMWYDETIADNTGKLAQVKAIARKYKDSGDNQNFRNKFIAAPWTDDDEGGKKFPKGQHVAFTHWKGDSATSTGVWQYCSDVSGQALVSFTDTYPYTDAPEATVP, encoded by the coding sequence GTGGCCAAGCCGTCCAAGACCGCCAAGACCGAGCGTCAGCGGCTGATCGACGAGACCCTGAAGAAGCAGAAGTCCGCCGAGAAGCGCCGCGGCAACGCGATCGTCGCCGGGGCCGTCGTGATCGCCCTGGTGATCATCGGCATCGCCGCCGTGCCGCCGCTCCTGGGCAGCTTCAAGGAGGCGGCGTACGCCGACACCCCGATCAACGAGATCGGCGCGAAGGCCTCGGTGTGCCAGAAGCCGATCGAGAAGGCCGGCAAGGACGTCGGCACCCACGTGGAGCAGCCGCAGACCGTCGACTACGACACCGCCCCGCCCGCGTTCGGCGCCCACTGGAACGTCGCGGGTGTCGCACCGGCGTCGTTCCGCGAGAAGTTCTACGACGCCGACGACCGTCCCCCGCTCGAGGCGCTGGTGCACAACCTCGAGCACGGCTACACGATCATGTGGTACGACGAGACCATCGCCGACAACACCGGCAAGCTCGCCCAGGTCAAGGCCATCGCGCGCAAGTACAAGGACTCCGGCGACAACCAGAACTTCCGCAACAAGTTCATCGCCGCACCGTGGACCGACGACGACGAGGGCGGCAAGAAGTTCCCGAAGGGCCAGCACGTCGCCTTCACCCACTGGAAGGGCGACTCCGCCACCTCCACCGGTGTGTGGCAGTACTGCTCCGACGTGTCCGGCCAGGCGCTGGTGTCCTTCACCGACACCTACCCCTACACCGACGCGCCCGAGGCCACCGTCCCCTGA